The sequence CTGCGGAACGGCGCCATCGCCCCCGACTCGCACCTGGTCGAGAGCACCTCGGGCAACTTCGGGATCGCGCTGGCCATGGTGTGCCGGATCTACGACCTGGCGTTGACGGTGGTCGTCGACCCGAACATCACCGCCACGAACCTGCAGCTGCTGCGCCGGTACGGCGCGAACGTCGACATGGTGAGCGAGGGCGACGGCAGCGGCGGCTACCTGGAGCAGCGCCTGCGCCGGGTCCGGGAGATCGTCGGCGCCGTGCCCGGGTCCGTGTGGGTCAACCAGTACGCGAACCGGCTGAACTGGCAGGCGCACGCGGAGACCACCGGGAAGGAGATCCTCGCCGACGTCGACGGGCCGCTGGACTGCGTGGTCATGGCGGTGAGCACCACGGGGACCATCCACGGGGTCGCCCGGGCGCTGCGCGTCGCGTATCCGCGGTTGCGGGTCGTCGCCGTGGACGCCGTCGGCTCGGTGATCTTCGGTCATCCGCCGGCCCCGCGCCGGGTGCCCGGCATCGGTGCGGGCCGTGTCCCCGAGCTCCTGTGCCGGGACGAGATCGACGACGTGGTCCTCGTCGACGACGACCAGGCCGTCCAAGGCTGCCACGAACTGCTGCGCTCCGAAGGGATCCTCGCCGGAGGGTCGTCCGGGGCCGTCGTCGCCGGGCTCTGGCAGCTCCTGCCGCGGCTGCCTCGCCCGGTGCGGGTGCTGACCCTTCTACCGGACCGCGGTGAGCGCTATCTCGACCTGCTCTACGCGGACGCCCCGGCCGAACCGAGATTCGACTGGTCGTCGTCACCCCCGCGGCGACCGCTGAGCCGCTCGTGAGGCCGGCGCCCGGTCGACCGCCCGGCCGCCCGCCGGTCCAACGCAGCAAGGAGGTCGAGATGGTCCCACTCGTCGCGTTCTGGCGGGAGGAGCTTTCCGGCGCGCCCGAGGTCCTGACGCTTCCGACCGATCGACCCCGTCATGCGGCGTCCCGTCGAACCGGGCGGCTCCCCGTCGAGGTGCCCGGGGAGACCCTTTCCTCCTTGAGGGAACTGGCCGCCGCTGAGCGGACGACGCCTCTCGTCCCGCTGCTGGCGGCCTTCTCCGTCGTCGTGGCGCGATGGTCCGGTCTCACGGACATCGTGGTGGGTTCGCCGATGCCGACGCGCGCGGACCTCTCGGGCCGCCCGTCGTTCCGCGAGGTGGTGGGGCGGCTGCGGCGGACGTGCGAACGGGTGGACGCGCACAGTGATCTCCCCTTCGAGTCCCTGGTGGAGGCGTTGGCGCTGCCGCCGGACCCGGCCCACCACCCCGTGTTCCAGGTGGCGCTCACGCTGGACGACGAAGTGCTGGAC is a genomic window of Actinomadura citrea containing:
- the sbnA gene encoding 2,3-diaminopropionate biosynthesis protein SbnA, translating into MIHESVVSCIGRTPIVALRRLFDDPGVEVLAKLEMLNPGGSVKDRPARHIIEEGLRNGAIAPDSHLVESTSGNFGIALAMVCRIYDLALTVVVDPNITATNLQLLRRYGANVDMVSEGDGSGGYLEQRLRRVREIVGAVPGSVWVNQYANRLNWQAHAETTGKEILADVDGPLDCVVMAVSTTGTIHGVARALRVAYPRLRVVAVDAVGSVIFGHPPAPRRVPGIGAGRVPELLCRDEIDDVVLVDDDQAVQGCHELLRSEGILAGGSSGAVVAGLWQLLPRLPRPVRVLTLLPDRGERYLDLLYADAPAEPRFDWSSSPPRRPLSRS